The Candidatus Pantoea soli genome window below encodes:
- a CDS encoding DUF927 domain-containing protein — protein MTVRKNLPVRLIALSEMKSNIHSYRIVKVKNCYSNKFRTILIPSRLVYDKRKLIEVLLNNGLAADLDVKEMNEVFDEIKRTPNISVPLLIRPGFFEQKGELCYATGNGKIIGDYEGLSPRPYPETKSFKNDWHRKGRLVEWQDNVATAAIHSPQIMLSLCSSIAGFCTFYINIESGGFHIYGDSSKGKSTAVMVAASVYGGSEYVSDWNTTEAAFEELAESRNHSLVLLDELVMIDTSAKDSAQKRQKLVYALASGHGKARSGSYQSNKAEWRLTVVSNGESAMEQHALEGGQNRKNGEKARLVDVPADSGYGMGLFRTIPDDLSPSTYAESIIEACGLYHGIAGPLFVKKLLRKDKSVVTALLEERMQRFLNAMKVDGNNGLEKRIAKRFAFSFAAGSLAAKFKIFPFGDDVIMEAIAFCYMKAVSDGSVLNDFFSERLEFELKNATFQPCYENLDSNDLNDKNVIEYEFKNKKDDSKIKVLAVKASFFKENLLVSYDLAISILKKQGKLLPDASGKATRQINHKGRNLKRRYCLIM, from the coding sequence ATGACGGTAAGAAAGAATTTACCTGTGCGGTTGATTGCGCTTTCTGAAATGAAATCTAATATACATTCCTATCGTATAGTGAAGGTTAAAAATTGTTATAGTAATAAATTTCGGACAATTTTAATTCCTTCGCGGTTGGTTTATGATAAGCGAAAACTTATAGAGGTATTACTCAATAACGGGCTTGCTGCGGATCTCGACGTGAAAGAAATGAACGAAGTATTTGATGAGATAAAGCGTACCCCAAATATCTCTGTTCCGCTGCTAATTCGTCCTGGTTTTTTCGAGCAAAAAGGCGAATTATGTTATGCAACAGGAAATGGAAAAATTATTGGTGATTATGAGGGGTTATCACCGAGACCTTACCCCGAAACTAAATCATTTAAAAATGACTGGCATCGTAAAGGTCGTCTGGTGGAATGGCAAGATAATGTTGCAACCGCTGCTATTCATAGCCCTCAGATTATGTTGTCATTATGTAGCTCCATTGCCGGTTTTTGTACCTTTTATATAAATATAGAATCAGGAGGTTTCCACATATATGGTGATAGTTCTAAAGGAAAAAGCACAGCTGTAATGGTTGCAGCTTCTGTTTATGGTGGAAGCGAATATGTTAGTGACTGGAATACAACAGAAGCTGCATTTGAAGAGTTAGCTGAATCCCGCAATCATTCCTTAGTTCTGCTGGACGAACTTGTTATGATTGATACAAGTGCTAAGGATTCTGCGCAAAAAAGGCAAAAGCTTGTTTATGCATTGGCATCCGGCCACGGAAAAGCGCGTTCAGGTAGCTATCAATCAAACAAAGCAGAATGGCGGCTTACTGTAGTCAGTAATGGCGAAAGTGCAATGGAACAGCACGCACTTGAGGGTGGTCAGAACAGGAAAAATGGAGAAAAGGCACGTCTGGTGGATGTTCCGGCAGACAGCGGCTACGGGATGGGGCTTTTCAGAACTATACCTGATGATCTATCTCCAAGCACGTATGCTGAAAGTATCATTGAGGCATGCGGACTTTATCATGGAATTGCTGGACCACTGTTTGTCAAAAAACTTCTTAGGAAAGATAAGTCTGTAGTTACTGCACTGCTTGAGGAACGAATGCAGCGTTTTTTAAATGCTATGAAAGTTGACGGTAATAATGGTCTGGAAAAGCGAATAGCTAAGCGTTTTGCATTTTCTTTCGCCGCTGGAAGTCTTGCTGCAAAATTTAAAATATTTCCATTTGGTGATGATGTAATCATGGAGGCAATCGCTTTTTGCTATATGAAAGCAGTTAGCGATGGCTCTGTTTTAAATGATTTTTTTAGCGAGAGATTGGAGTTTGAATTAAAAAATGCAACTTTCCAACCTTGTTACGAAAACTTGGATTCCAACGATTTAAACGATAAAAATGTTATTGAATATGAATTCAAAAATAAGAAGGATGATAGTAAAATAAAAGTACTGGCGGTAAAGGCGTCTTTCTTTAAAGAAAACCTTTTAGTTTCTTAT
- a CDS encoding helix-turn-helix transcriptional regulator produces the protein MAIKRLLKIHEVLHRCSISRSSLYRLMAKGYFPSQVLLSPEGRGVGWLEEDIEGWIASRKPVNEVKFK, from the coding sequence ATGGCAATAAAACGCTTGTTGAAAATTCACGAGGTTTTGCACCGTTGCAGCATATCAAGATCGTCACTTTATCGCTTGATGGCTAAAGGATACTTCCCATCCCAGGTTCTATTATCACCCGAAGGACGCGGAGTCGGTTGGCTTGAAGAAGATATTGAAGGCTGGATCGCCAGTCGTAAACCTGTCAATGAGGTGAAGTTTAAATGA
- a CDS encoding tyrosine-type recombinase/integrase: MRRAALRQVSPVVETMLDAYISGLAPSGRRGITSLLNRSASILKRGADAASYPWEQLSFAAVAKVRAALLDGGYAVSSVNMALSALRGIAQTAFNLNCLEADTLARIRAVKRVNGDNQRKGRALSREEVRALVQAAKRHPQRIRCCRDVAIVMALCGAGLRAGELVSLERRDYDNGILTVRQGKGRKYREIHVAAAVDKAIRAWITASGAKEAGDALFNRIQRNGRVASQPLTTTGLTGILEQLQQNSGIARFTPHDMRRTFITRLLEQGVDINTVRQLAGHSDISTTTRYDCRGDKVKVRASRRIQCY; the protein is encoded by the coding sequence ATGAGAAGGGCTGCGCTGCGCCAGGTCTCGCCGGTAGTGGAAACCATGCTGGATGCCTATATCAGCGGTCTTGCCCCGTCGGGACGGCGGGGTATCACCAGCCTGTTAAACCGTAGTGCCAGCATACTCAAACGCGGTGCGGATGCGGCCAGTTATCCCTGGGAGCAACTTAGCTTCGCCGCTGTAGCTAAAGTACGTGCGGCACTGCTGGATGGCGGTTACGCCGTGTCATCGGTCAACATGGCACTGTCAGCACTCCGGGGCATTGCGCAGACGGCCTTTAACCTCAATTGCCTGGAGGCGGACACCCTTGCCCGTATCCGCGCAGTTAAGCGCGTCAATGGCGATAACCAGCGTAAGGGCAGGGCACTCAGCCGGGAGGAGGTTCGTGCACTTGTTCAGGCCGCTAAACGGCATCCGCAACGTATCCGCTGCTGTCGTGATGTCGCCATTGTAATGGCCCTATGCGGTGCGGGTTTGCGGGCCGGGGAACTGGTCAGCCTTGAACGCCGGGACTATGACAATGGCATCCTTACAGTGAGGCAGGGGAAGGGGCGTAAATACCGTGAGATACACGTGGCGGCAGCGGTAGATAAAGCCATCCGCGCATGGATTACAGCCAGTGGCGCGAAAGAGGCCGGGGATGCCTTGTTTAACCGTATTCAGCGCAACGGCAGGGTTGCCAGCCAGCCGCTGACAACGACCGGTTTAACCGGCATCCTGGAGCAGTTACAGCAGAACTCTGGCATAGCGCGTTTTACACCTCATGACATGCGCAGGACTTTCATTACGCGCTTGTTAGAACAGGGCGTGGATATTAACACTGTACGCCAGCTGGCAGGGCATAGTGACATATCCACGACTACTCGCTATGACTGCCGTGGGGATAAGGTAAAAGTCAGAGCCAGCCGACGCATTCAGTGCTACTAG
- the radC gene encoding RadC family protein has protein sequence MTTFTLRETRILDQARNIISRCYQRGVQLCSPDDVRRCVMYEMALLEHEEFGIILLDNQHQFLHREMLFRGSLNTVSVHPREVIKQVLRHNAAAVILVHNHPSGEAEPSKCDIQITKRLQELLQMLDVRLLDHFIVAGAETVSLAERGLV, from the coding sequence ATGACGACGTTTACCCTGCGTGAAACCCGCATCCTGGACCAGGCCCGCAACATTATCAGCCGGTGCTACCAGCGTGGCGTCCAGCTTTGCTCTCCTGATGATGTACGGCGGTGCGTGATGTATGAAATGGCCCTGCTGGAGCATGAGGAGTTTGGCATCATCCTGCTCGATAACCAGCACCAGTTTCTGCATCGGGAAATGCTGTTCCGGGGCTCGTTAAATACGGTCAGCGTTCATCCCCGGGAGGTAATCAAGCAGGTACTCAGGCATAACGCCGCCGCTGTCATCCTTGTGCATAACCACCCCAGCGGCGAGGCTGAACCCAGCAAGTGCGATATCCAGATAACTAAGCGGCTGCAGGAGCTACTGCAAATGCTGGATGTGCGGTTGCTGGACCACTTTATTGTGGCCGGGGCTGAGACGGTGTCACTGGCTGAACGAGGGCTGGTGTGA